GCGGGTCTTATTTATTGGGGCATTCTTGAACCAATTTATTACTTAAAATGGCCACCTTTTTGGGCTGAGGCACAATCGGCGCAGGCTGCTCAATGGGCACTGTCCTATGGTATTTTTCACTGGGGTGTCAGTGCTTGGGCGACATTTGTAATCCCTGCGATCGGGTTCTCGTATATGTTTTATGTTAGGAAAAAGCCATTCCTTTACCCAAGCTATGCATGTCGTGGTATTTTAGGCAACAGAGTTGATGGTTGGTTGGGCAGAGTAATTGACCTGATAATGGTTGTTGGTATGGTGGGTGGCGTAGCAACATCCTTAGGTCTTATTTTGCCAATGATATCTAATATTGGAGCAACTTATTTTGGAATGGAGGATACATTAACTGTAAGATTGGTAGTAGCTGCATTGTTTACTTGCCTATATGGTTATAGCTGCTACAGAGGTTTATATTCTGGTATTGCTAAAATTTCAGATATTAATATGTGGTTAATTTTCCTTTTATTGTTATTTGTGTTGTTTGCAGGCCCAACATCCTTTATGTTATCTTTATTTTTTGATAACATTGGAGTGCTATTAACTAACTTCTTGCGGATGAGTTTATACACTGATCCTATAACTAAGTCAGGCTTCCCGCAAGATTGGACTGTTTTCTATTGGGCCTGGTGGTTTGCTTGGGCAACATATATGGGTCTGTTTGCTACAAGGATTTCCAGAGGTCGTACGATTAAGGAACTTGTTTTAAACATGCTCTTTACAGCAACTGCCGGTTGTGCACTTTTCTATTTGACTTTTGGATCTTACACTGTTGATTTGATTTTAAATAAGGGCGTAGACTTAATTGGCATACTGCAAAATTCTGGTGGGCCGGCAGTAATAACCTACTTGCTTAACACCTTACCGCTGACATCTATTGCAATACCTGCATTTCTGGTAGTAATGCTTGTATCCCAGGTTACAGCAGTTGACTCTGTTTCTTATACAATTGCGGCAATGTGTTGCTCTGAAATAAGGGATACTCAAGAACCGCCAAAGTGGTCAAGAATATTCTGGTCATTCATGTTATTTTTCTGCACATCGGCATTATTCTTGGTTGGTGGTTTGAAAGTAGTTCAACTAGCATCTATTTTGACAGCTTTCCCTGTAGCCATTATAACGGTTATGTTAGCTATCTCTCTAGTAAAATGGCTTAGTGAAGATTTTGGGGAAAAAGTTAAACCGACATACTTAACTTATGCTGATTCAAATCTTGAAAAGGAGTAAACTTAAGATACTAGCATTGCTTTGGACGGCAAATTATGCCTAAACCGGCTATTGCATATAGTGATAGTAAATTGTGACCGGAAATTTCAAAAAATAATGATATTATTTTTTGATAAGAATTAGCACAGCCTCTTAAGTCGTTAACCAGAGGCTGTGCTTTTTTGCATACAGGCAGCGCTTAAAAGGTATCTGTGCCAATAAAATAAAGGAAACGTAGTGTTACATAATCGTAAGCGACAAACCAGCCGTCACCTAGAATCACACACAA
This window of the Desulforamulus hydrothermalis Lam5 = DSM 18033 genome carries:
- a CDS encoding BCCT family transporter; amino-acid sequence: MEITKYAKINKSVFWGSVIICLLFFGPMIILQQSAQGLVGKVMHAVTHGTDWMWEIVVFGAVLFSLWLAFGPYGRVKLGGPDEKPEFSTFTWFAMMFCGGSGAGLIYWGILEPIYYLKWPPFWAEAQSAQAAQWALSYGIFHWGVSAWATFVIPAIGFSYMFYVRKKPFLYPSYACRGILGNRVDGWLGRVIDLIMVVGMVGGVATSLGLILPMISNIGATYFGMEDTLTVRLVVAALFTCLYGYSCYRGLYSGIAKISDINMWLIFLLLLFVLFAGPTSFMLSLFFDNIGVLLTNFLRMSLYTDPITKSGFPQDWTVFYWAWWFAWATYMGLFATRISRGRTIKELVLNMLFTATAGCALFYLTFGSYTVDLILNKGVDLIGILQNSGGPAVITYLLNTLPLTSIAIPAFLVVMLVSQVTAVDSVSYTIAAMCCSEIRDTQEPPKWSRIFWSFMLFFCTSALFLVGGLKVVQLASILTAFPVAIITVMLAISLVKWLSEDFGEKVKPTYLTYADSNLEKE